Sequence from the Flavobacterium lindanitolerans genome:
TACGACTGACAAAAGCGGTTTTGAAAAAGCCATAGCAGCTGCAAAACAAGCCGATGTGGTTATTATGGTATTAGGCGAACACGGACTGCAAAGCGGTGAAGGACGAAGCCGAAGCGACATTACGCTTCCGGGTGTACAACAGGAACTGCTGGAAGCAGTTTACAAAGCCAATCCGAATATTGTACTCGTATTGCAAAACGGACGTCCACTGGCTATTCCATGGGCCGCAAAAAATATTCCCGCCATTGTTGAAGCCTGGCATTTAGGAACACAAAGCGGCCATGCCATTGCCCAGGTATTGTATGGAGATTATAATCCTAGCGGCAAACTGCCAATGACTTTTCCTAGAAATGTAGGCCAGCTTCCTATCTATTATAATTATAAAAACACCGGAAGACCGTCTACAGACAATCCGGAAAGCGTATTCTGGTCACATTATACAGATATTGAAAACACGCCGCTATATCCTTTCGGATACGGACTGAGCTATTCTAAATTTGAATATTCGAACCTGAAACTTGATACAAAGACATTACATAAAAACGGAAAAATAAAAGTTTCTGTCGATGTAAAAAACAACAGTACGGTTGACGGAAAAGAAGTCGTACAATTATACATCAGAGATTTGATAGCCAGTGCTACGCGACCTGTAAGAGAATTGAAAGGTTTTGAGCTTACCGAAATAAAAGCAGGACAAACCAAAACTGTCACGTTTACCATTACCGAAAAAACCATCGAATTCTATTCAGCCAGAAAAATATGGGAAGCCGAACCCGGAGACTTCCAGTTATTCGTAGGTGGCAGCTCTATGGCGACATTACAGGCCGATTTCAATTACAGCAACTAAAAAAATCATCATGAAAAAAACAGCAATCCTACTACTGCTCACCGGCTGTTCCGTTTTTGGACAGGTCAAAAAAGGAAAACTCATTTGGGAAGAAAATTTCAATGGCAACAAGCTAAATGAAAAAGTCTGGAACTATGAATTGGGTGATGGTTGTCCAAACATCTGTGGCTGGGGAAATAACGAACGCCAGATTTATACCAAAGAAAACCATAAAATTGTAGATGGCAAATTGATTATCACGGCAAAAAAAGATGGTGACCAATACACCTCTACCCGAATTACAACTGCCGGAAAAAAAGAATTCAAATACGGCTATATGGAAACACGCGCTAAAATTCCTGTTGGTCAAGGCATCTGGCCTGCTTTCTGGATGCTCGGTTCCAATATAAAACAGGTTGGATGGCCTAAAAGCGGTGAAATTGACATACTGGAATATGTTGGTAAAGAACCACATATGGTTTATACGACACTACACACCAAAGCCAATCACGGTGACAACGCCAGTTCACACAAAACCCGGTTCGATAACATCGAAGAAGGCTTTCATACATTTGGTGTTGACTGGACCAAAGACAAAATGGATTTTTATGTAGACGATACTTTAGTCTTTACTTTTAATCCGTCAGATAAAAACGAAGACGTCTGGCCTTTCAACCAGCCATTCTACTTTATACTGAATGTAGCCGTTGGCGGAAACTTTGGCGGGCCTGAAGTAGACGATACCATTTTCCCTCAAGAATTTATCATTGATTATATAAGGGTTTACTCCAATAAATAATTAGTTTAAGTTTTGAGTTAGTAGCAATCGCAGGGAATTCGTTTCCTGCGATTGTTTTTTATAAAATGACCATTTTTCATTTTGCGCCTTTGCGCCTTCGTGTTTTTGCGAGAAATTATTTTCACGCAAAGACGCAGAGCCGCAAAGCCTAGAGTCACATTTATGGCCTCTATTTTGATGTATAGTTTTCTATAATCATCTCTTTTCATTTAACTTTGTAATGCAAAAGCAGAAACCCGGCTTAT
This genomic interval carries:
- a CDS encoding glycoside hydrolase family 16 protein produces the protein MKKTAILLLLTGCSVFGQVKKGKLIWEENFNGNKLNEKVWNYELGDGCPNICGWGNNERQIYTKENHKIVDGKLIITAKKDGDQYTSTRITTAGKKEFKYGYMETRAKIPVGQGIWPAFWMLGSNIKQVGWPKSGEIDILEYVGKEPHMVYTTLHTKANHGDNASSHKTRFDNIEEGFHTFGVDWTKDKMDFYVDDTLVFTFNPSDKNEDVWPFNQPFYFILNVAVGGNFGGPEVDDTIFPQEFIIDYIRVYSNK